CAAATAAATCTAATGCCGTTTTTATATTTTTATCTTCTTCTAAAATATTTAGAAAGGCATTTTCTATAAAAGGCAGAAGTCTTCTTTTATTACCGATATAGGCTATCAGGTTATTTTTGAGGTAGTTATCTTTAGTTATCATAATTATATTAACATAATCATATTAACATAATATAGATAAATAATCAATAACTATTTTTGCAGTTTTATTTTGTTGATATATAATAAATATGAATAAGATGTTAGAATATAATTATTAAAACTTATATACTTAATTTTGGCAAGATTATATTTATAATATTTAGGAGAATTTTTTATGACAAAAGAAAAGTTTGGAGAAAACGTGTTTTTATATACATTAGAAAACAGTAATGGATTAAAATTAAAGTTAGCAGATGTTGGAGCTTCTATAACAGGTATATTTTTTAAGAACAAAAAAGGAGATAATATTGAAGTAGCTTTTGGTTCTGACGATGTTAGCTTTTATAGTGCTAAAGCAAAAAATGGTCATATGGGGGCTACTGTTGGAAGGGTTGCTGGTAAAACTTTGAACGCTGCTTTTAAAATAGGAGATAAAGAATATAAACTAAATCCAAACAAAGCACCTCATCATACGCATGGAGGAGTAGATGGTCTTTCTTATGTATTTTTTACTTCAAAAGAAATAGCTGATAACAAAATAGAGTTTCATTATTTATCAAAAGACGGTGAAGAAGGTTATCCGGGTAATTTAGATTTAACTGTTACATATACGCTTACAGAAGATAATGAAGTTATAATAGATTATAAAGCAACCACTGATAAACAAACTCCAGTAAACATAATGAACCATTCTTATTTTAATTTGAATGGAAAAGGTAAAATTAATAATCATAAAATATCAATAGATTCTAATTATTATTTGCCGGAAAATGAAAACGGAGACAGTTCTGGAGAAATTATTAAAGTTGATAATACTCCTTATGACTTTAGAAATATGAAAGAGATTGACACTATAATAAAATCCAAAGGCGGATGCGATAACTGTTTTGTATTTGATGATAATGACATAAAAAAATCTAGAGTAAAAGTTGTTTCAGAAGAGAGTTTAATATCTTTAGAAGTATTTACAGATATGCCTTCTGTTTTGTTTTACACTGCTAATTCTTTGAACAATTTACAAGTGAGAGGGCAAGTATTAAATAAACATGAGGCTTTTTGTTTGGAGACACAATATTTTACTTTATCACTAAATTATAATCATTTTCCAAGTATAATACTTTATCCAGACAGGGAGTTTAAGCATAGAACTATTTATAAGTTTACTGCTTTGTAATGTATTTGTTTAAAAATTAAATTGATAAGTATTTATAGTATTTTTAATTTTATTGTTTATATATATGAGTTTTTTATTCAACTTTTCCCGCATCTACGCGGTGCGGACTTCGTCAAAGTTTTTACCCTACGGGTACGCTTCGCGAAAAGTGCAAGTATTTAAGTTCTTTATTTATGTTTAGTGAAAGTGCAAATATTTCAGTTTTATATGAAATATGTAAAATTATTTTTTATTCTCTGTTAAAAATAATAGTGAATATTCCTATTATGCTCCCTGTTATTAATGATATTATTAAAACAGGAAGTATTAAAAATTTTATATCTGGTAAATTAAAAAGATATTGTGAGAGTATCGCTTGTGATAAATTGCTTACTAATGCTCCAACAATACTTACACCCAAAAGAGAAAAAATATTTTTAAAGTTTCTCATAGCTTTCATTACTATAACCGACATAATCCCACCAGTTATTCCAAGATAAAATGGAGGGGTGAGAATATAGGCAAACACTATAGCAACAGATATGTTTTTTATAGCTATCATAAGAAGAAGCTCTTTTAAATTAAATGAATCTAAAACCATTAATATAATAATAAAAGAAAAACCTATCCTAAAATATGGTATAGGCCTCGGAAACATATTCTCTATTGCTGCAATAAACGAAGATAAAAAAGCAAAAAATATTATATCATAAACTCTTCTTTTTCCAGTATGTGTTTTAATCTCTTCAAAAAGTGTCATATATTAAAAAACCTTTATTTATTGTATAATATTATTGTACAACAGAATCTATTGTTATATCATTTTCAGTATTTTTTTCAAATCTTATTAACACTCCATTGGGCATGCATATTATAGGAGCATTTTTTAATTCGCCTGCTTTTATGCAAAGCTTATCTCGGCATGGAGAATGTTCAAATTTTACTTTTTTGTCTTTTATAATAATTGTAGTCTCTCCAATAAGCCCTTCTGCTTTTATTTCTCTGTCAGTGTTTAAATCATATCTTAAAGATTTTGAAGGAGTATCTATGATAATTTTACTTCCTTTGTTTTCTATTAGGTTTTTTGCATAATAAAAAATAGATATTACTATAATTAAAATAATAATAATATCTCCAAACCTAATATTTTTTATTATTGATTTGTCCATATTTTTTCTACTTCTATATCAAAAAATGAAGGCTCTATATATGATAATTTAGCATAATCTGGAATATTTGCTTCTATTGACATATTTGAATATATACCTTCATTTGTAATGTTTATTAAATTTAATGAAAGTGATATATCCTCTTTTTTTAAGTTTTCTATTAAGTTTTTATTCATTTCTAATACAATTTTTTTCACAATTAAAGGTTCGCTGTATTTTATATTGAATCTGCTATTTAAATTATTTATATTCAATTCTATATTTTCAAAAGTTACTATTTCTATATCTTTATTAAAAATTATACTAGCATCTACTCTAGCAGTATCAGATTTCACATTTGGCGGTATGTTTAAACTAAGTTTAGTATTATAATCCAAATATTTATTATCAAGGTCTATGGTTCTGGTATATAATCTATCAATTTGAGATATTAAAGTTTTAGGTCCTGATATTATAGTATTTGAAGGGTTAATGATTATATTTTCAATCTCAAGACCCAATGATGCTTTTCCTACAGTTTGTACTTCTATAGGAACAGTTTTGTATGCTAATTGATCTAACACTACAGGTATTTTGTTTGGAGTTATATTTATATTAAGTGATGAATAATCAGCATCATTTTCTAAATATACTCTATACATATTGCTTCCAATTTGTGCATTAGTTAAATCTATATAAGCAGAAAAATCTCTCGGAAGTTCATATATATTATCTTTAAATCCCTTTACACTAACAGTTATAGTTTCTTTGATGTTATTTGCAATTAATAGTTTTGCGGGAAGATTTTTTATATTTAGTTTTGTAGTATATTCTTTGTTATATTCCTGCTGATATCTTACATACAAAAAAAGCATAAAAGACATTACTAAACATAAAGCTTTAATCCAAAATCTATTTGTTATATAGGATAACAATTTTTTATGTTTAAATCTTTTTATTATAATATCTTTCATATTAATCTACTTTTACCTCTAAAAGCTCTCCAAGCCTTTTATATAATTCGTCCCTACTTAAATTATATTCTAATATTCCGCCATGAACAATAGAAACGCATTGAGTCTCTTCTGAGACTACCACTACAACAGCATCAGTTTGCTCAGATATACCAAGTGCAGCTCTGTGTCTAGTACCTAGTCTTCTATTTTTTATTTGCGGTTCTGTTTCTGTGAGGGGTAAATATGCACTTGCAGCCGCTATTCTATTTTCCATTATAATTGCAGCACCATCATGTATGGGGTTATTTTTAAAAAATATAGATTCTAATAATTCTATGGATATATCAGCGTTAATCTTTACTGCCTTGTCTACAAGAGAGTGTAAAGATATATTTCTTTGAAACACTATTAAAGCACCATAACCTTTGTAGGATAAATTAAAAGTTGCACTCATGATTTTTTGTATTTGATCTTCGTTGTATCCGAAAGATTTTTTAAATAACGCTCTTCCGCCTAATATTCTTAGACCATGTTTAATTTCTGCCTGAAACAGCACCACTATTGCAATAAGACCTACTTGGAAAAACTTATCAAATAACCATGATAGGGTAGTGAGTCCGAAGATTTTAGCTATTAATGTGATAAAGAAAAGTATTATAAAACCTAGGGCTATGCTATATGCTCTAGTATTATACATAAGCATGTAGAAAATGTAGAATAATATCGCTACTAAAATTATATCAAGACTATAAAAAAGATAACGCCAATTTGAAGTTGATATAAAATTATTGATATTATACAGCATATGATTATTATATCATATATATGTATATTTGCAAATAATAAAAAATATTATAATATTAAAACTGAGGTATTTTTTGATGTATTTTTTTAAAAGGCTATTTTTAATAATAATTTTTATTTTTACTTTGAGTTTTAATGTATTTGCACAAAAAAATAGATTTGAAGTATTGTTAAATGTGCCTTTTGGAATGAGCATTGGTTTT
This is a stretch of genomic DNA from Brachyspira sp. SAP_772. It encodes these proteins:
- a CDS encoding Gx transporter family protein, producing the protein MTLFEEIKTHTGKRRVYDIIFFAFLSSFIAAIENMFPRPIPYFRIGFSFIIILMVLDSFNLKELLLMIAIKNISVAIVFAYILTPPFYLGITGGIMSVIVMKAMRNFKNIFSLLGVSIVGALVSNLSQAILSQYLFNLPDIKFLILPVLIISLITGSIIGIFTIIFNRE
- a CDS encoding NusG domain II-containing protein, producing the protein MDKSIIKNIRFGDIIIILIIVISIFYYAKNLIENKGSKIIIDTPSKSLRYDLNTDREIKAEGLIGETTIIIKDKKVKFEHSPCRDKLCIKAGELKNAPIICMPNGVLIRFEKNTENDITIDSVVQ
- a CDS encoding YbbR-like domain-containing protein — translated: MKDIIIKRFKHKKLLSYITNRFWIKALCLVMSFMLFLYVRYQQEYNKEYTTKLNIKNLPAKLLIANNIKETITVSVKGFKDNIYELPRDFSAYIDLTNAQIGSNMYRVYLENDADYSSLNINITPNKIPVVLDQLAYKTVPIEVQTVGKASLGLEIENIIINPSNTIISGPKTLISQIDRLYTRTIDLDNKYLDYNTKLSLNIPPNVKSDTARVDASIIFNKDIEIVTFENIELNINNLNSRFNIKYSEPLIVKKIVLEMNKNLIENLKKEDISLSLNLINITNEGIYSNMSIEANIPDYAKLSYIEPSFFDIEVEKIWTNQ
- the cdaA gene encoding diadenylate cyclase CdaA — protein: MLYNINNFISTSNWRYLFYSLDIILVAILFYIFYMLMYNTRAYSIALGFIILFFITLIAKIFGLTTLSWLFDKFFQVGLIAIVVLFQAEIKHGLRILGGRALFKKSFGYNEDQIQKIMSATFNLSYKGYGALIVFQRNISLHSLVDKAVKINADISIELLESIFFKNNPIHDGAAIIMENRIAAASAYLPLTETEPQIKNRRLGTRHRAALGISEQTDAVVVVVSEETQCVSIVHGGILEYNLSRDELYKRLGELLEVKVD
- a CDS encoding aldose epimerase family protein; the encoded protein is MTKEKFGENVFLYTLENSNGLKLKLADVGASITGIFFKNKKGDNIEVAFGSDDVSFYSAKAKNGHMGATVGRVAGKTLNAAFKIGDKEYKLNPNKAPHHTHGGVDGLSYVFFTSKEIADNKIEFHYLSKDGEEGYPGNLDLTVTYTLTEDNEVIIDYKATTDKQTPVNIMNHSYFNLNGKGKINNHKISIDSNYYLPENENGDSSGEIIKVDNTPYDFRNMKEIDTIIKSKGGCDNCFVFDDNDIKKSRVKVVSEESLISLEVFTDMPSVLFYTANSLNNLQVRGQVLNKHEAFCLETQYFTLSLNYNHFPSIILYPDREFKHRTIYKFTAL